In Candidatus Eisenbacteria bacterium, the genomic window CGGAGCGCTCTCCATCCGCGCGGACGCCGGCGCCCGGCAGGTGGTGCCCCCGCCGGAAGGGCCGCACGCCGCTTACGACCCGGGGCTGAGCCGCAAGAAGATCCCCATGTCGCTCGTTCCCGCCGGTTCCTTCGTCATGGGGGACACCATCGCCGCCTGCGGAATCGACGAAAGAGTGATTACCCTGACGCGCGACTATCATCTCGGCCGATACGAGATCACCAACGGGCAATATCGGGACGCCCTTCAGTGGGCCTACAACGCGGGTCTCGTCACGGCCACTTCCTCGACGGTCAAGGACAATTTGGACGGCTCCACCGTCGAGCTGCTCGACCTGAACGACTTCGATTGCCGGATTTCCTTCAGCGATGACGTGTTCACCGTCGATCCGGGGATGAAGGACCATCCGGTGATCGAAGTTTCCTGGTATGGAGCGGCCGCCTATTGCGACTGGCTCAGCATGCGCGAGGGAAAGCCACGGGCCTACGACCATTCCACATGGCTGTGCAACGGAGGGGACCCCTACGGCGCGGTCGGTTATCGCCTCCCGACCGATGCGGAGTGGGAATACGCGGCCCGATACGACGACGAGCGGGTTTATCCGTGGGGGGACGACTCGCCGGTGTGTGAACTGGTGAACGCCTTTGCCGGCACTTTCTGCGTGGGGGCGACCTCTCCCGTGGGCGCTTATCCCTCGGCACCCGCCACGCTCCAGCTCTTCGACATGGCGGGGAACGTGATGGAGTGGTGCGGCGATTGGTTCGTCTGCTCCCTCGGCACGGATCCGGAGACGGATCCCGCCGGTCCCGCCGCCGGGACGTCCAGGCTGGTGCGCGGCGGGGGCTGGAACAGCGGAGCCGACGACCTGCGCTGCGCGCGACGGAATCTGGATGATCCCCAAAACACGAATGGGAACGTCGGATTCCGGATCGCCCGTACCGATTGATTCGGCCGTTACCGGATCGACCTAGATCGCGCCGTGGAACACGGTTACCCACGAGCCCGGGGGGGGCGACCCCGGGCCCGTGCCGTTTACGGTCTGCGCCGGCGCGTGATTCCGCGGAGGATCTCGACCACGGAGAAGCCTTCTTTGGTAAAATGCCATGGAAGCCGGCCGCCGTTTCGGTTCGATGCGTCATGCGATCCAGGCGGCGTGACGGATGGGGAAAAGCCATGGATCTTTCCGCTTACGGTTGGAACGAGGATTGGGAACGGCTGTTCCGCGAGGCCGGCATTCCCGTCGGGCACCCCGCGCGGATCGTCGCGGAGCATCGCGGATCGTATCGCGTGCGTGCCCCGGAAGGGGAGATGTCCGCGCGGGTGACCGGACGTTTCCGGCACGCGGCCTCCGGTCCCGCCGACCTTCCCGCCGTCGGCGACTGGGTGGTCATCGAGTCGGACGGCGGAGGCGAAGCCGTTATTCACGCCGTTCTTCCCCGCGCCGCCAAGTTCTCCCGAAAGACGGCGGGGGCGCGGACGGAGGAACAGGTCGTAGCGGCGAACGTGGACACGGTGTGGATCGTCTCCGCCTTCGGTTACGACCTCAACCCTTCCCGTATTGAGCGCTACATCGCCCTGGTCCGGCAGGGGGGCGCGTCCCCCGTGGTCGTGTTGACCAAGGCGGATCTGGCGGATGAGACGGAACGGACCGTCGAAGAGCTCGGTCTACGCCTCGCGGACACGCCCGTCCACGCCGTGAGCGCGTTATGCGACTCGGGGCTGGATCCCCTGCGCGCCTATCTCGCCCCGGGGCGCACCATCGCCCTGCTCGGCTCCACGGGAGCGGGAAAGTCGACCTTGCTGAACCGTCTCGCCGGGCGCGAGGTGATGGCGACCGCGGGCCTCCGAAAGGGCGTGGAGAAGGGGCGGCACAAGACGACCCATCGCCAGCTGGTGCTTCTCCCCTCCGGCGGATTGCTCCTGGACACGCCGGGGATGCGCGAGCTGCAACTCTGGGAAGCGGACGAGGGGATCGCGACGAGTTTCGCCGACATCGACGCTCTCGCCGACGGCTGCCGCTTCCGAGATTGCACCCATGAATCGGAGCCGGGGTGCGCGGTCCGCGCCGCCGTCGAAGCGGGCGATCTCCCGCAGGAGCGGCTGGACAGTTTTCATAAGCTGAAGAAAGAAGCAGCCTACTTCGATCGAAAACTGGACGTTCGATCGGCGATGGAGAAGGAACGTCGGATGAAATGGATCGCCAAGGAGCGACGGCGCTATTTCAACAAGAAGGACTGACCGGCTCTTTCCCGGGCGGACGGAGCGCCCGCCGGCCGATTCGTCCGTTTTATATGTTTGAAACGGGAGTGCGTCGGATGAAGAAACGAATCGCTTTTCTCCTCTTGCTCGCCGCGTCGATCCCTATGACGGAAGCCGCCCACGCCCACGGATGGCATTCCGGCCGCTGGCACGAGAAGTACGCGGACGTGCTCGCCGTGCCGTCCCTCTTTTTTACCTACCGGCACGGCGTGTTGGCCGGGAGCTACCCCGAAGGGGAATCCACGACGGAAGTGCGTTTCAGTGATGTCTGCGCCTATTTGGGGCACGTCTGCCTTTGCGGCGCCGGGGGCTACAAAATCGCCGCCGAGGCCGTGCGGGAGATGGGAGGGCTGGAGAAACTTCCGGAGAGGGGAGAGTTCATTTTGATCAGCGGCAGGGACCACGCCGTCGGCGACGTAATCGCCTATGTTCTTGGCTGCGCGAGAAGATCGGATCCCGAGAAAAGCACGTATTTCATCCGTTCCGTCGACGGCCTGCCGAGGCGGGAATACCGGTACGTAATCGCCTATCCCCCGACCCGCTCCGCATTGCGAGTCGTTTACCGCAAGCATCTTCTCGTGGGTAACGAGGCTATGGACGGCCTCTGGGAGATCGAGCTCGGTTACGACGAGGATCCGGGTTCGGTGGGGGAGACGGACGTGGATCTGTACCGCGATATGATGGAGACCATGGTCCGGGATGTCCTCTTTGACCGGAAAGAGGGGTTGATCGAAACACGGATGATTCCCTATGACGAATTCACCGCCCTTCTCGACTCCTTGCGGGGGTGATGGATAGGCGGTTTTCCCTCCTCCGCCGGCCCGCTCCGGTCGCCGGAGCCGTCGCGTCGCCTCGGGCGGGGCGCGGAACCGCGCCTCCGGATTCTTCCTTCAACGCGCACCGATTATCGTATACACTTACGCGGTAGCTTGTTCGCGCCCCCCGCCACGCATCGCGCGCGTGGCGTATGTTGGGAGGCGCCTCATAGGGACCGGTTACGGGAATCCCCGAACATAAGGCCGTTTTCGAGGATTCCCCGAGCGGACCCATCCGGGGGCTACGACCCGGCCGGCCCCGCCTCAGTTCGACTCAAGCGGTCCAGAAAGGGGGTTCACGGTGAAGGCAGCGGAAGTCGTGATCATCGGCGGAAGCGCCGCAGGCCCGGTCGCGGGAATCACCGCCAAGAGGCATTATGGAGATATCGACGTCCTCCTGATTCGTAAGGAGGGCAAGGCCAAGGTGATGGTCCCGTGCGGCATCCCCTACATCTTCGGAACCGTCGGTTCGCCGGATAAAAACGTGATTCCCGATGGTCTCCTCTCCAACAACGGCATCGATTTGATGATCGACGAGGTGACGAAGATCGATCGCCGGGCGAAAACGCTGAAGACCGCCTCCGGCGAGACCGTGTCCTACGGGAAACTGATTCTGGCGACCGGTTCGGAGCCGGTCCGCCCCCCGATTCCGGGCATGGATCTGGAGAATGTTTTTCCCGTCTGGAAGGACGCCGATTACCTGGCAGATGCCCGGGCGGTGCTGGAAAAGGCGAAGAACGTCGTGATCATCGGCGGGGGATTCATCGGGGCGGAGATGGCCGACGAGTGCCGGAAGATGGGAGACGCGAGCGTCACCATCGTCGAGATGCTTCCCCACTGCCTCATGCTGGCCATGGACACCGAGTTTTGCGCCAAGGCGGAGGAGAAGCTGAAGGAGAGGGGAATCCGGATCGTCGTCGATAACGGCGTGAAGACGATCCGGGGAAGCGGGAAAGTCGAGTCGGTGGAACTGCAAAACGGCGATGAGCTGAAGGCGGACGCCGTGATCATCGGCATCGGCGCGGCGCCGAACACGGCACTCGCGCGAGATGCGGGTCTCGAGATCGGAGAGACGAAGGGCATACGGGTCGATGAATACATGCGGACCGGCGATGAGGACATCTTCGCGGTCGGGGATTGCGCGGAGAAGTGGTCCTTCTTCACCGGGAAGCCTTCGGGTCTTAGGCTCGCGTCCATCGCGACCACCGAAGCCCGTATCGCCGGGGCGAACGTGCGGGAGCTGAAGAGAGAGAACCCGGGAGCCATCGGCGTGTTTGCCACCGCCTTCGACAATCTCGCCGTCGCAGCCTCGGGACTCACGGAGAAAGCCGCCGCCGCCGCCGGTTTCGACGTGGTCGTCGCCACGGCCGCTTCGATGGACAGGCATCCCGGATGTATGCCCAGCGCGGTCGAGATGAAGATCAAACTGGTCTTCGACAAGAAATCGCGGAAGCTGCTGGGCGGCGAAGTGTGCGGCGGCGCCTCGACGGCGGAGATGGCGAACGTCATCGCCATGGCGATCCAGAATGGCATGACCGCCGAGGAGATCGCCCTCTTCCAGATGGGGACTCACCCGGCGCTGACCGCGTCGCCCATCGCCTATCAGCTGGTCAACGCGGCGGAGATCGCCCTGGCCACGATGAAAAAATAAAGGGGAAGTCGAAAACCCCGTACGGTTTGAAAAGAAGGGGCCCGGCGCGTCGACGCCGGGCCCTTTTCACGGTGAGACATCGTTCAATCGTCCGGTTCCAGCCGCTTGCCCAGGCTCACCACATCATCCGTCTTGTATCCGATTCGCTTGTAGAACGCGATCACCTCGGTATTGGCGCTTCGAACTTGCAGGTTGATTTTCGGGCAGCCTGCGGCACGAAGACGTTCTTCGGCTTCACGCATCATGCGCTTGCCCATTCCACGCCGGCGGAATTCCGGATGGACCGCGAGATAGTTGATCCAACCTCTGTGCCCCTCGTAACCGGCCATGACGCTGCAAACGATCCTGTCCTCCATGCACCCGACCAGAAACATTTCCGGTTGTACTTTCAGCTTTCGCCGGATATCGCGATGGGGATCATTCCAAGGGACCACCAAGCCGCAGTCGGCCCAAAGAAGGACGACCTGCTCTTCGTCAATCGGTTCATACGGTCTGATTTTCATCCCACTCATCCCGGATCGAAAAAGAGAAAAATGAGCAGCCGCTTTCATGTTCTCATTTTTTCCGCTGCCCGGCGACAGAGGAATGCGGGAAAGGTTCCTTCTCGGACGAGCGTCGGATGGGCGGCGCGAAAGCGGCGAACGGCGGGTTCACATGCGGCGCGTGGAGGGGCCTTAGAAATGTCGGAGTCGAAGACGGGATTCGGCGGCGGGACGGCGCTCCCGGAAACCACCGGGATTCCGTAAGCCTCCGGGAGGCTAACTAGTTGTACGGCAATGTGAAAAGAGTATTTTAAGGAGGCGGGTGTACAGTCGAATGTTGTCTTGCTATAATTAAGCGACGACTCGAGTGTTTCGGGCGAAACCCACCGATCGCCCCCCATTGTTCCCGACAACGATTCCCACCGAGATCGCGGCCCGCCGGGTCAACCCACCGGCATCGGCGGACCGGATGGAGACGTTTTTCCGGCCCTTTCACGGGGGCCGGGGATGTGGTGGTTTTCGATCCGACGGGAGAGGAACGGCGCTCTCGCGCGGGGCCGGACCGGGACGGCAGCGGCTCGGGCGGACTCCGATCGCAGGAGTGGCCGGCGGGGTGGGTATGGCGATGAGCGGGACGAGAAGCGCTACCCGGTCCGGCAACCGGACAGGCGCGGGATCCGCCGCGAAGGAACGACCGACCGACGGGTCGCGGGGTCGGAGAGGATTGCGCGGGAAGCGGGGCGCGGGCTTTCTAAGCGAAAAAACGGCGCTTCCTCTCGTCCTTTTCCTTTTTATCGCGGCGAACCTCTTCGTGTACGCGCGGGTCGGCGGCTTCGACTTCATCAACTACGACGATCCCGTCTATGTTACGGAAAACGAGTTCGTCCGCTCGGGACTTACCCTCGAGGGCCTGAAGGAGGCCTTCACCTCTTTCCGCGGGTTCGCCTGGCAGCCGGTCACATGGGTTTCCCTCATGCTGGACGCGGAGGTTCGTGGGATCGATCCGGGCTATTTTCATCTGGTCAATCTGCTCTTCCACATCGCCAACACAATCAGCCTCTTTCTTCTTCTACGGCGAATGACCGGCGCCTTCTGGCGAAGCGCATTTGTGGCGGGACTTTTCGCCCTCCACCCTCTGCGGGTCGAGTCGGTCGCCTGGATCTCCGAGAGGAAGGACGTGCTCGGCCTCTTCTGGGGGCTCGCCTCCCTTCACGCTTACACGGATTACGCCCGTCGCGGCAAACGATCTCTCCTCGTCCTCACCGGTTTTTTCCAGGCGCTCAGTCTGATGGCGAAACCGATGCTGGTCACTCTTCCCTTCCTGCTGATCCTGTTCGACTACTGGCCTCTTCGTCGCTTGGCGGCGGGGCCGTCGCCGGCGAGCAGGTTCTATCCGGCGCGGCTTCTCCGCGAAAAGATCCCGCTCTTTCTCGTCACCGCCTTTTTCGTGGGGATCACGGCGCTCGCGCAAAAGCCGGTCGAGGGGATCGGAGGCAATGTCGTCTCCCTTCCTCTGGGCGACAAGGCGGCGAACGCCGCCGTCTCCTATGTCCGTTACGTCGGAAAGATTCTGCGGCCGTCGGATCTCTCGATCCTCTATCCCCACCCGAGCCTCTCCGGCGGAGTTCCCCTCTCCGCACAACAAGTCCTCGGGTCGGCCGCGGCGCTCCTGGCGGTCTCCTGGGCGGCATGGCGCCTGCGGCGGCGGCGTTACCTCCCCGTCGGGTGGTTTTGGTTTCTAGGATCGATGGTGCCGATCATCGGATTCGTACAGGTTGGGTTGCACGCCATCGCCGATCGATACACCTACTTCCCCTCCATCGGCCTTTTCGTGATGGTTGTCTGGGGAGTCGCGGAGATCGCCTCGGCGGCCGAGAAGCGCCGTTTCCTGCCGGCCCGCCGGTTGGCCATCGGGGTCGCGATGCTTCTGCTCACCGGTTGCGCCCTCGCTTCCCGGGAGCGCGTTGCCTGCTGGCATGACTCGCTTACCCTGTACGCCGATGCCCTGCGCGCCGGTCCGGTCAGCCCGCGAGTCCTCTACAACTACGGTTGCGCGCTTATGCGGTCGGGGCGCGGCGGCGAGGCGATTGGTGTTTTCAAGGAGACGATCCGCCTGGATCCGAGCTATGGAAAGGCGTACAACAATTTAGGTCTTGCCTATCGAGAGAAGGGGCTCAAGGACGAGGCGGCGCGGTGTTTTCGGGACGCCCTCCGCCTGGATCCCGGCCACGTCTCCGCCGCGGTCAATCTGAGCGCGCTCCTCGCCGAGAGCGGAGACATCGAAGGGGCGATCGAATGCCGCCGCCGTGTCGCGGTCCTGAACGGAAGCGATTCCAAGAACCGGAACGATCTCGGAGTCCTTCTCGCCATGAGCGGGCGTTACACGGAAGCGGAGGCCGAGTTCCGCCGGGCGCTGGAACTCTCGCCCGGCTTTCCAGAAGCCCGGGAAAATCTGGAGCAGTTGCTCCGGTGCCGCCCCTACAGCAGGAGAGCGGAATGACGGAACGGGCCGGAGGCGGCCGCCGCCGGCCGGCCGGGACGCGCATCACCGGGAGGGAGATGCGGCGTGTTTCGCGGCATCGCCCGGCTTCTTTCGCGCGCCGCTGTTCTCGGACGGAACGCGGCCGCGACCTCGGGGATCGGTGAGGCGTTTCAGCGGGAGGGGTCGTCGCGCACGACGATATCGATCGATCGGGAGCGTCCCTCGTCGTCCATGCAGAGAAGTGTGTGGCGGCCCGGGTCCGGGGAGATGAACAGGTCGTCCCTGGGCGCTCCCGAGTAGACGAGCCGCCCGTCGAGAAACCAGAAGATCCTGCCGGTGCCGTTGGCGACCTGCGCGTCCAGAAGAACTTTCTGGTAGCGGCGATCCACGTTGGCGCGTAGCCGGTAGACGGAGCCGTCGATCGGCGACCGGATCAGCGGAGCGGCCCCGTTCGCGAGCCGCGAACAATCGGGGTCATGCTCGGGAATCTCGTCGATCGGATGTCCGTTTCTCTCCATCCAGGTGGCGATCTCGGGAGGCCAGAGGGCGACGATCCTTTCCTCGCAGTCCCTCCCCATGCGGCAGTGGGGGCAGAGCCGATAGCCGGTCTTCCGGTCGACGAGAATCCGCCGATGCACGTCGCAGGGGGTTTGCGGTGAAAGACCGGGCAGGAAGAGTTCCTTCTTGTGGGTGGGGCAGTCGGCGTTGGGGGGGAGGCCGCTCGCCGCGCAGACGGTCCTCTCCGCGACCGTAGGGGGACGCGCGAACCACACGCCGTCGTCCGGTCGATCCAACGCCGCGAAGATCTCGAAGAGAATCGGCGCCGCCGTCTCCGCGCCGACGAGCGCGGGGACGCCCGAGCCGTCGAAGTTTCCGACCCAGACGCCGACGGCGTGTCGCGGGTCGTAGCCGATGCTCCATGCGTCGCGATGGCCGTAAGAGGTTCCGGTCTTCCAGGCGACCTTGGGGATGTGGATCGCCTGCTCCCAAACCGCCGGCAACTCCGGCCGGCGGAGCCCGGTCAGCATCTCTCCGAGAATGAAACAAGCGCCTTCTCCCAGAAGGCGGCGACCCTCGGCGCGCGGCTCGTCCCGGAGCGCGATGCATGGGGAGAAGAGCCCCCCCGCGGCGACGCCGCGATAGACGTTGGTCAGTTCCAGAAGAGTGATCCCCGCGCCGCCCAGTGCGAGAGAGAGACCGTAGTGTTCTTTCCCTTCGGGAAGGGTCGTGACCCCGGCGTCGCGCAGGAAGGAATGGAGACCGCGGTTGCCCAGGCGCGCGTACAGGTTGACGGCCGGAACGTTGAGGGAGCGTTCCAGCGCTTCCTCCGCGGTGACGGCGCCGCTATTCCGTCCGTCGTAGTTGACCGGCCG contains:
- a CDS encoding tetratricopeptide repeat protein, which gives rise to MRGKRGAGFLSEKTALPLVLFLFIAANLFVYARVGGFDFINYDDPVYVTENEFVRSGLTLEGLKEAFTSFRGFAWQPVTWVSLMLDAEVRGIDPGYFHLVNLLFHIANTISLFLLLRRMTGAFWRSAFVAGLFALHPLRVESVAWISERKDVLGLFWGLASLHAYTDYARRGKRSLLVLTGFFQALSLMAKPMLVTLPFLLILFDYWPLRRLAAGPSPASRFYPARLLREKIPLFLVTAFFVGITALAQKPVEGIGGNVVSLPLGDKAANAAVSYVRYVGKILRPSDLSILYPHPSLSGGVPLSAQQVLGSAAALLAVSWAAWRLRRRRYLPVGWFWFLGSMVPIIGFVQVGLHAIADRYTYFPSIGLFVMVVWGVAEIASAAEKRRFLPARRLAIGVAMLLLTGCALASRERVACWHDSLTLYADALRAGPVSPRVLYNYGCALMRSGRGGEAIGVFKETIRLDPSYGKAYNNLGLAYREKGLKDEAARCFRDALRLDPGHVSAAVNLSALLAESGDIEGAIECRRRVAVLNGSDSKNRNDLGVLLAMSGRYTEAEAEFRRALELSPGFPEARENLEQLLRCRPYSRRAE
- the rsgA gene encoding ribosome small subunit-dependent GTPase A, whose protein sequence is MDLSAYGWNEDWERLFREAGIPVGHPARIVAEHRGSYRVRAPEGEMSARVTGRFRHAASGPADLPAVGDWVVIESDGGGEAVIHAVLPRAAKFSRKTAGARTEEQVVAANVDTVWIVSAFGYDLNPSRIERYIALVRQGGASPVVVLTKADLADETERTVEELGLRLADTPVHAVSALCDSGLDPLRAYLAPGRTIALLGSTGAGKSTLLNRLAGREVMATAGLRKGVEKGRHKTTHRQLVLLPSGGLLLDTPGMRELQLWEADEGIATSFADIDALADGCRFRDCTHESEPGCAVRAAVEAGDLPQERLDSFHKLKKEAAYFDRKLDVRSAMEKERRMKWIAKERRRYFNKKD
- a CDS encoding GNAT family acetyltransferase encodes the protein MKIRPYEPIDEEQVVLLWADCGLVVPWNDPHRDIRRKLKVQPEMFLVGCMEDRIVCSVMAGYEGHRGWINYLAVHPEFRRRGMGKRMMREAEERLRAAGCPKINLQVRSANTEVIAFYKRIGYKTDDVVSLGKRLEPDD
- a CDS encoding FAD-dependent oxidoreductase, with amino-acid sequence MKAAEVVIIGGSAAGPVAGITAKRHYGDIDVLLIRKEGKAKVMVPCGIPYIFGTVGSPDKNVIPDGLLSNNGIDLMIDEVTKIDRRAKTLKTASGETVSYGKLILATGSEPVRPPIPGMDLENVFPVWKDADYLADARAVLEKAKNVVIIGGGFIGAEMADECRKMGDASVTIVEMLPHCLMLAMDTEFCAKAEEKLKERGIRIVVDNGVKTIRGSGKVESVELQNGDELKADAVIIGIGAAPNTALARDAGLEIGETKGIRVDEYMRTGDEDIFAVGDCAEKWSFFTGKPSGLRLASIATTEARIAGANVRELKRENPGAIGVFATAFDNLAVAASGLTEKAAAAAGFDVVVATAASMDRHPGCMPSAVEMKIKLVFDKKSRKLLGGEVCGGASTAEMANVIAMAIQNGMTAEEIALFQMGTHPALTASPIAYQLVNAAEIALATMKK
- a CDS encoding SUMF1/EgtB/PvdO family nonheme iron enzyme codes for the protein MPPSMRTRIGRGNGRRTLILLIGVVSLAAFLAALVGCDEEAPSEIRVSDGIEECGALSIRADAGARQVVPPPEGPHAAYDPGLSRKKIPMSLVPAGSFVMGDTIAACGIDERVITLTRDYHLGRYEITNGQYRDALQWAYNAGLVTATSSTVKDNLDGSTVELLDLNDFDCRISFSDDVFTVDPGMKDHPVIEVSWYGAAAYCDWLSMREGKPRAYDHSTWLCNGGDPYGAVGYRLPTDAEWEYAARYDDERVYPWGDDSPVCELVNAFAGTFCVGATSPVGAYPSAPATLQLFDMAGNVMEWCGDWFVCSLGTDPETDPAGPAAGTSRLVRGGGWNSGADDLRCARRNLDDPQNTNGNVGFRIARTD
- the pbpC gene encoding penicillin-binding protein 1C — protein: MRRNRLILAAAVLVAAPFLLFEAAHRAFPLPRGKLSPPGSRVVFDRRGEVLRVYLAPDGMWRLRSGTDGFSEHLERSVLAYEDRFFRYHAGINPLSIARALLVNIRAGRVVQGGSTITMQLARLMEPKERTFRNKIIEAFRSLQIERTYTKKEILALYLDMAPYGGNVVGAGAAARIYFDKSVERLSIGEAALLAAIPKNPNANRPDLDPEAARRARGRVLERMVARGAITEAEARRAETEPIEARRYSMPFRAPHLSDMLAAKRPERERLETTIDGEAQAATAGVLARHAAELARRGITNAAAVVLDVETGELLALIGSLDFFDDGACGQVNGATAPRSPGSALKPFLYALGLDQGLITPSTILADAPVDYSGYRPVNYDGRNSGAVTAEEALERSLNVPAVNLYARLGNRGLHSFLRDAGVTTLPEGKEHYGLSLALGGAGITLLELTNVYRGVAAGGLFSPCIALRDEPRAEGRRLLGEGACFILGEMLTGLRRPELPAVWEQAIHIPKVAWKTGTSYGHRDAWSIGYDPRHAVGVWVGNFDGSGVPALVGAETAAPILFEIFAALDRPDDGVWFARPPTVAERTVCAASGLPPNADCPTHKKELFLPGLSPQTPCDVHRRILVDRKTGYRLCPHCRMGRDCEERIVALWPPEIATWMERNGHPIDEIPEHDPDCSRLANGAAPLIRSPIDGSVYRLRANVDRRYQKVLLDAQVANGTGRIFWFLDGRLVYSGAPRDDLFISPDPGRHTLLCMDDEGRSRSIDIVVRDDPSR